From Deinococcus ruber, a single genomic window includes:
- a CDS encoding sensor histidine kinase has translation MSIPRLPILVVDDNDSGRYITVHTLTRAGYQVIEARSGAQAFDQLALEPALIVLDINLPDMNGFEVCKRLRSDPGTTQLPVLMASASYLTAENTAYGLNVGADAYLAHPIEPAVLLATVQALLRVRAAEAQVRQLNQTLEHRVRERTEELERLNQTLQTRNEELAAFSSSVSHDLRTPVRHIKGFSDLALRALAEQQTDKAVAHLQVVGRAAERMNTLIDGMLRLSMTAMRDIHRAPVAMQQLLDVSLEELATDLLGRQIVFDSSPLPSVQGDRDSLQQVMTNLISNAVKYTRGREEARIRIWAEEDDSSVTVSVQDNGVGFDPHYQSRLFGLFQRLHAERDFEGTGVGLAIVRRVIEQHGGQVAAAGQLGVGATFSFRLPKDAGAIGPRSPADTT, from the coding sequence ATGAGCATTCCCAGGCTGCCCATCCTGGTGGTGGACGACAACGACTCGGGGCGCTACATCACCGTGCATACCCTCACACGCGCCGGGTATCAGGTGATCGAAGCGCGGAGCGGCGCGCAGGCCTTTGATCAGCTGGCCCTCGAACCCGCCCTGATCGTTCTGGATATCAATCTGCCGGATATGAACGGCTTTGAAGTGTGCAAGCGCCTGAGAAGCGATCCGGGCACGACGCAGCTGCCGGTGCTGATGGCGTCGGCGTCGTACCTGACCGCCGAGAACACCGCGTACGGTCTGAATGTCGGGGCCGACGCGTATCTGGCCCATCCCATCGAACCCGCCGTCCTGCTGGCGACGGTTCAGGCCCTGCTGCGGGTGCGGGCCGCCGAAGCGCAAGTCCGGCAGCTCAATCAGACGCTGGAACACCGGGTCCGTGAACGCACCGAGGAACTCGAACGGCTCAATCAGACGCTTCAGACCAGAAATGAAGAGCTGGCCGCCTTCAGTTCGTCGGTATCGCACGATCTGAGAACACCCGTGCGGCACATCAAGGGCTTCTCCGACCTGGCGCTGCGGGCGCTGGCCGAACAGCAGACCGATAAAGCGGTGGCGCATCTTCAGGTGGTGGGGCGGGCTGCCGAGCGTATGAACACCCTGATCGACGGCATGCTCCGGTTGTCGATGACTGCCATGCGCGATATCCACCGCGCCCCGGTGGCGATGCAGCAGTTACTCGACGTCAGTCTCGAGGAACTCGCCACCGATCTGCTCGGGCGGCAGATCGTCTTTGACAGTTCGCCCCTGCCGAGTGTGCAGGGCGACCGCGACTCGCTGCAGCAGGTGATGACCAACCTGATCAGCAACGCCGTGAAGTACACGCGCGGACGCGAAGAAGCGCGAATCAGAATCTGGGCCGAGGAAGACGACAGCTCTGTCACGGTATCTGTCCAGGACAACGGCGTGGGCTTCGACCCGCACTATCAGAGCCGCCTGTTCGGTCTGTTTCAGCGCCTGCATGCCGAGCGCGACTTCGAGGGAACAGGGGTGGGCCTGGCCATCGTGCGCCGGGTGATCGAACAGCACGGCGGGCAGGTCGCGGCGGCAGGCCAGCTGGGAGTGGGGGCGACGTTCTCGTTCCGGTTGCCAAAGGACGCGGGCGCCATTGGCCCGCGAAGCCCGGCAGACACCACCTGA
- a CDS encoding cation diffusion facilitator family transporter yields MTHSHDSAAHSGSAPRHSHAPADFGRAFIVGIGLNTVFVVFELIYGSLATSLALVADAGHNASDVLGLILAWGAYLVSKRRPSGRHTYGLRRSSILASLTNAVLLLIALGAIIWEAVQRLQHPAPVAGGTVSWIAALGIVVNGVTAYLFASGRKGDLNLRGAFQHMLADAVVSAGVVVAGIVIVFTHWLWLDPLVSLALAAVILYGTWGLLRESLDLALDAVPEGVDLNAVRTFLAAQPGVSGLHDLHVWGMSTTETALTVHLVMPGGIPDQNLQHLRHELHDQFGVEHATVQIERGTVPCELEAEGAV; encoded by the coding sequence ATGACTCATTCTCATGACTCGGCAGCCCACAGCGGCTCTGCCCCCCGCCACAGCCACGCCCCCGCAGATTTCGGACGTGCGTTTATCGTCGGCATCGGGCTGAACACCGTCTTCGTGGTCTTTGAGCTGATCTACGGCTCGCTGGCAACATCGCTCGCGCTGGTGGCCGACGCCGGACACAACGCCTCTGACGTGCTGGGCCTGATACTCGCCTGGGGCGCTTACCTCGTGTCGAAGCGTCGTCCGTCGGGCAGGCACACGTATGGTCTGCGGCGCAGCAGCATCCTGGCCTCGCTCACCAACGCGGTGCTGCTGCTGATTGCGCTGGGAGCGATCATATGGGAGGCCGTGCAGCGCCTGCAACATCCGGCCCCGGTGGCGGGCGGCACCGTCAGCTGGATCGCGGCGCTGGGCATCGTCGTGAACGGGGTGACGGCGTATCTGTTCGCGTCGGGCCGCAAAGGCGACCTGAATCTGCGCGGCGCATTCCAGCACATGCTGGCCGACGCGGTGGTGTCAGCCGGGGTGGTGGTGGCGGGCATCGTGATCGTGTTCACGCACTGGCTGTGGCTCGACCCGCTGGTCAGTCTGGCGCTCGCGGCGGTGATTTTGTACGGCACCTGGGGGCTGCTGCGCGAATCGCTCGATCTAGCACTGGACGCTGTGCCGGAAGGCGTCGATCTGAACGCGGTCAGAACGTTCCTGGCCGCTCAGCCGGGCGTCAGCGGCCTTCACGACCTGCACGTCTGGGGCATGAGCACCACCGAAACGGCGCTGACCGTCCATCTGGTGATGCCGGGGGGCATCCCAGACCAGAACCTGCAACACCTGCGGCACGAACTGCACGACCAGTTCGGCGTCGAGCACGCCACGGTACAGATCGAGCGGGGCACCGTTCCCTGCGAGCTGGAAGCGGAAGGCGCCGTATGA
- a CDS encoding ArsR/SmtB family transcription factor — MRVASQEDTCEVVCVHPEAVQRARTALPDERCVEEATALLKVVADPTRLRLLSALKTGELCVCDLSVVVGISESAVSHQLRLLRAHRLVTFRREGRVAYYRLLDQHVNELIESALEHVRE; from the coding sequence ATGAGAGTCGCCTCTCAAGAGGATACCTGTGAAGTCGTGTGTGTGCATCCGGAAGCGGTGCAGCGTGCCCGTACCGCCCTGCCGGACGAGCGCTGCGTCGAGGAAGCCACCGCGCTGCTCAAGGTCGTCGCCGATCCAACGCGGCTGCGGCTGCTGAGTGCGCTGAAAACGGGTGAATTGTGTGTGTGTGACCTGTCGGTGGTGGTCGGCATCAGTGAGAGTGCCGTCAGCCATCAGCTCCGACTGCTCCGCGCTCACCGCCTCGTGACCTTCCGCCGCGAGGGGCGGGTGGCGTACTACCGGCTGCTCGACCAGCACGTCAACGAACTGATCGAAAGTGCCCTGGAGCATGTCAGGGAATAA
- a CDS encoding cation diffusion facilitator family transporter — MALRSAFLSVLLSVIVVALKGGAYLLTGSVALFSDALESVINVVAAGAALAALWVASRPADAEHPYGHQKAEYFSAMLEGALIVAASLTIMYSAAQALQHPKPLESLGLGVAVSSVATLLNWAYGQYLLRVGKRLQSPALMADGHHLLSDVVTSVGVLIGVGLVKLTGWHALDPIAAVLVALYVLWVGYKLVANSLNSLLDEAASPEVQQQLKTLVSQQAEGALEAHDFRTRYAGSITFIDFHLVVPGTMTVEAAHAICDRLEASIEQQMPGSEVTIHVEPEANAKQHGIIVL; from the coding sequence ATGGCGTTAAGAAGTGCGTTTTTGAGTGTGCTGCTCAGTGTGATCGTCGTGGCTCTGAAGGGCGGCGCCTATCTGCTGACCGGCAGCGTGGCCCTCTTTTCCGACGCACTTGAAAGTGTGATCAATGTGGTGGCTGCCGGAGCGGCGCTGGCAGCCCTGTGGGTGGCGAGCAGGCCTGCCGACGCCGAGCATCCGTACGGACACCAGAAGGCCGAATATTTCAGCGCCATGCTGGAAGGTGCCCTGATCGTCGCCGCGTCGCTCACCATCATGTATTCGGCTGCGCAGGCCCTTCAGCATCCCAAACCGCTGGAATCGCTCGGGCTGGGCGTGGCCGTCTCCAGCGTGGCGACCCTACTCAACTGGGCGTACGGGCAGTACCTGTTACGGGTGGGCAAACGCCTTCAGTCGCCCGCGCTGATGGCCGACGGGCATCATCTGCTGAGCGACGTGGTCACCAGCGTAGGGGTTCTGATCGGCGTCGGCCTGGTGAAGCTGACCGGCTGGCACGCCCTGGACCCGATTGCCGCCGTGCTGGTGGCGCTGTACGTGCTGTGGGTCGGCTACAAGCTGGTGGCGAACAGCCTGAACAGCCTGCTGGACGAAGCAGCGTCGCCCGAGGTGCAGCAGCAGCTGAAAACCCTGGTCAGTCAGCAGGCCGAGGGCGCACTGGAAGCGCACGACTTCCGCACCCGGTATGCAGGCAGCATCACCTTCATCGACTTTCATCTGGTGGTGCCCGGCACCATGACCGTCGAGGCCGCCCACGCCATCTGTGACCGTCTGGAGGCGAGCATCGAACAGCAGATGCCGGGAAGCGAGGTCACGATTCACGTCGAGCCGGAAGCCAACGCCAAACAGCACGGCATCATCGTGCTGTAG